The Polyangium mundeleinium genome contains the following window.
GTCGAGCAGGGCCGCGAGGAGCGGGCTCCATGCGCCGCAGGCGTTGACGACGCGGTTCGTGCGGATCGTGCCCTTGTTCGTCACGACGCCCTCGATCCGTGAGCCGCGCGTCTCGAAGCCCGTGACCTCGGTGAAGGTCTCGATGTCGACGCCGAGCTTCTGCGCGCACTCGGCGTAACCCCAGACGAACGGCCAAGGGAAGACGACGGCGTCGTCGGGGTTGTAGCTCGCGAGCAGGACGCCCTCGATGTCGAGCTCGGGCACGATGCGCTTGGCCTCTTTCGGTTCGAGCAGGCGCGTCGCGAGGCCACACTCGTTCTGCACGCGCACGCTCTTTTCGAGGTTCTTCTGCGCGCGCTCGTTGCGGACGAGGAAGAGGTAGCCGCCCTGGCGGAACCAGACGTTGATCTTCATCTCGGCCGCGAAGTCGCGGCACATGCGGATGCTCTCCTGCATGAGCCGGATGTTCTCTTCGCTGCCGAACTGGGCCCGCACGCCGCCGCCGTTGCGGCCGCTCGCCCCGCCGCAGAGGTAGCCCTTCTCGACGACGACCGTGTCCGTGATGCCGTGGTCTTTCGCGAGGTGCCAGGCGACGGACAGGCCCATGATCCCGCCCCCCACGATCACCACGCTGGCTCGGTCGCGCATGGTAGGCGGAGCTTAGCGCAAAGCGGAGATGGCTTCGATCACGGTGTCGTAGAGCGCGGCGTTCGTCGCGACGAGGCCGTTTTCGAGGTTCAGCCCGCCGTACGCGTAGTCGATCGGCGTGCCGTCGAGGTCCGAGAAGCGGCCGCCCGAGGCGACGAGGATCGCCTCGGGGCCGCACGTGTCCCAGAGCTTCACGCCCGTGCCGCCGTGCACGTAAATCTCGGCTTCGCCGGTGCAGACGCGCGCGACCTTCACGCCGACGGATCCACACGGGACGACGCGGTGGACGCCGAGCCGCTTGGCGAACGGCTCGGTGAGGTGCGGGCGGTGCGAGCGCGAGACCATCAACGTCGCCTTCGAGGGATCCCGCTGATCGGTGACACGAAGCGGGCGGCGTGTGCCGTCCGAGGCTTCGAGGAAGGCGACGGGGGACGCGCCGACGCGGCCGCAGAGCGCCTCGCCCGACTCGGGCATCACGACCACGCCGAGCGTCGCACGGCCGCCCACGGCGAGGCCGATCATCACGGCGAACTCGGGGTTCCGGTCGGCGAACTCGCGCGTGCCGTCGAGGGGATCGACGAAGAAGACGCGTTGGCTCTGGACCATCCGCCGCGCCTCGGCTGCGGTCTCGGGCGGGGTCTCCTCGGCGATGATCGGGTCACCGGGGAACGTCTCGGCGAGGCGCGCGCAGATGAGCGTGTTCGCCTCGCGATCGGCGCGCGTGACCGGATCGTTCGGGCCCTTCATCTCGACGGCGAAGGCCGTCCGGTAGACCGCGCGGACGATCTCCGCCGCCTCGCGGGCGATGGACAGGACGGTCTCCAGCTCGGTGTCCATGCTGGCGCTCTCCATGGTGTTTCTGCGCGGGCTCCGTCAGACCTCGACGCCCACGGCCTTCAGCCGCGCGGCGAGCTCGACCATCACGGTGTCCTTGAGATACGGCGGTTCGCCTGCCTCGCGTTCGAGCTGGTCGAACTGGGCGACCGAGCGGGGGCCGAGGATCGCCGAGGAGACGAGCTGGTTCGCGAGGACGAACCGAAGGGCGACGGAGCGGAGCGTGCCGACGTCCTCGGCCTTGGAGAAGGGGCGGAGCGCGTCGAGCTGCAGGATGCGCTTCGCGAGCTCTTTCTGGCTCCAACGATCGACGCGGTGGTCGCCGGCGTAAAACTCGCGCTCGGGGCTCCAGTGGCCGGTGAGCAAGCCGTGGGCGAGGACGCTTCGCGCGAGGACACCGACGTTGTGCTCTTTCACATCCGCGGAGAGCGCGTGGAGATCCTTGGCGACGAAGACGTTGTACGCGAGCTCGAGGACCTTGGCCCCGGCGCGAATCGCGGCGCGCCCGACCTCGACCGATCCGGCGCTCACACCCCAGGCGCGCACGAGGCCGCGCTCTTCGAGCTCCTTCATGAACGCGACGGTCTCGGTCCGCGCGAGCGCCTGCTCGGTGGGGTTGTGGAGGAGCACGACGTCGAGCGGGCTGCGATCGAGGCGCTCGCGCGAGCGCTCGAAGGCGACGCGCAGGTAGCTCGGATCGAAGCGCTTCTGCGCAGGCGAGGCTTCGAGGTCGGTGCCGATCTTCGTGACGACGTACGTCGTGTCCTTCGGCAGGCGCGCGCCGAGCTTCTTCTCCATCGCGCCGCGGCCGTACACGTCGGCGGTGTCGAAGAGGTTCACGCCGGAGGAGACGGCACGATCGAGGACACGATCGACCTCGGGCAAGACGACGGGCCCGTAACCGTCGCCCGAGAGCCCCCACGTGCCGAGGCCGAGCTCGGAGACTTCGAGGGAGGTTTTGCCGAGAGGCCGCTTTCGCACGGCCTGCATTTACAACGTACGGCGGTGTCCGTCCATCGTGCATGGCGCGAGCCCTCGCCCGCGCCGGGCTCCCGATCGAGCCGCCCCGGAACCAGGGAGGTTTACGAGGGCACCATGGCGAAGGAGCCGTTTTTCGCGTCGAGGACGGAGGGCGAGAAGACCTCCGAAGGTCGGGATGTGGAGGCGGCAGAAGGCGCACACAAAGCGCTCGAGCTCGTCGCATTGCGTGGCACCGAGGTGCTCGGCGTGCGCCACGTGC
Protein-coding sequences here:
- a CDS encoding NAD(P)/FAD-dependent oxidoreductase; the protein is MRDRASVVIVGGGIMGLSVAWHLAKDHGITDTVVVEKGYLCGGASGRNGGGVRAQFGSEENIRLMQESIRMCRDFAAEMKINVWFRQGGYLFLVRNERAQKNLEKSVRVQNECGLATRLLEPKEAKRIVPELDIEGVLLASYNPDDAVVFPWPFVWGYAECAQKLGVDIETFTEVTGFETRGSRIEGVVTNKGTIRTNRVVNACGAWSPLLAALLDVALPNRPHRHEICSTEPLKPWLKPLVADLSNGLYFSQSMRGEIVGGISNEDVPEGLDMGSSHRFLALYARALTRTVPLLGRVKVLRQWAGCYDLTPDANPIVGEVDTIEHFYQASGFMGHGFMMAPVMGKLLAQHIAEGTKLPLFDRWNLRRFAEGKLLSESMIIG
- a CDS encoding 3'(2'),5'-bisphosphate nucleotidase CysQ family protein, with product MDTELETVLSIAREAAEIVRAVYRTAFAVEMKGPNDPVTRADREANTLICARLAETFPGDPIIAEETPPETAAEARRMVQSQRVFFVDPLDGTREFADRNPEFAVMIGLAVGGRATLGVVVMPESGEALCGRVGASPVAFLEASDGTRRPLRVTDQRDPSKATLMVSRSHRPHLTEPFAKRLGVHRVVPCGSVGVKVARVCTGEAEIYVHGGTGVKLWDTCGPEAILVASGGRFSDLDGTPIDYAYGGLNLENGLVATNAALYDTVIEAISALR
- a CDS encoding aldo/keto reductase — its product is MRKRPLGKTSLEVSELGLGTWGLSGDGYGPVVLPEVDRVLDRAVSSGVNLFDTADVYGRGAMEKKLGARLPKDTTYVVTKIGTDLEASPAQKRFDPSYLRVAFERSRERLDRSPLDVVLLHNPTEQALARTETVAFMKELEERGLVRAWGVSAGSVEVGRAAIRAGAKVLELAYNVFVAKDLHALSADVKEHNVGVLARSVLAHGLLTGHWSPEREFYAGDHRVDRWSQKELAKRILQLDALRPFSKAEDVGTLRSVALRFVLANQLVSSAILGPRSVAQFDQLEREAGEPPYLKDTVMVELAARLKAVGVEV